From a region of the Prevotella melaninogenica genome:
- a CDS encoding ATP-binding protein — protein MTLIRKASELSIPNTIKMMIYGQAGMGKSTLALSTPKPLLLDFDNGVKRINMSHLEGIDTVQVGSWQDVKDVLQEDLSAYQTIVIDTIGKMMDFIITYKCGSRQPQIRDWGGINQEFSWLTRTVGSLNKNVVFVAHRDTRKEGDDTVFIPALREKSYNAIVTELDLLGYLEMKNENGRQVRTITFDPTSRNDGKNTCNLAGVMNIPTIVDAQGKPTAKNDFIERSVIAPYLGMLSAKEDEIKKYNTLLAEIEDGISQITDAQSANYFTEHINDYKHIGSSLMKARSLFSAKVSELGLVYNKETKSYEDKAA, from the coding sequence ATGACATTGATTAGAAAGGCATCGGAATTGAGTATTCCGAACACAATCAAGATGATGATTTACGGACAAGCTGGTATGGGTAAGAGTACGCTTGCGCTCTCTACTCCTAAACCACTGCTTCTTGACTTCGATAATGGTGTTAAGCGTATCAATATGTCTCATTTGGAAGGTATTGATACCGTACAGGTCGGTAGTTGGCAAGACGTGAAAGATGTGCTACAAGAGGATTTGTCAGCGTATCAGACTATTGTCATTGACACTATCGGTAAGATGATGGACTTTATCATTACATATAAGTGTGGTTCTCGTCAGCCTCAGATAAGAGACTGGGGCGGCATTAATCAAGAGTTTTCTTGGCTTACTCGAACAGTAGGCAGCCTTAACAAAAATGTGGTATTCGTTGCCCACCGTGATACTCGTAAAGAGGGTGATGATACAGTATTCATTCCTGCTTTACGTGAGAAGTCCTACAACGCTATTGTTACAGAACTTGATTTGCTGGGGTATCTTGAAATGAAAAACGAGAACGGTAGGCAAGTAAGAACGATTACTTTCGACCCTACCAGTCGTAACGATGGCAAGAATACGTGCAATTTGGCAGGTGTTATGAATATTCCTACCATTGTTGATGCGCAAGGCAAACCAACGGCAAAGAATGATTTTATCGAACGTTCTGTTATTGCTCCTTATCTTGGTATGCTCTCTGCAAAGGAAGATGAAATCAAGAAGTACAATACTTTGTTGGCAGAAATTGAAGATGGCATATCGCAAATCACTGATGCACAGAGTGCAAATTACTTTACAGAGCACATCAATGACTACAAGCATATCGGTAGTTCGTTGATGAAAGCACGCTCGTTGTTCTCTGCAAAGGTAAGTGAACTTGGGCTGGTTTACAACAAAGAAACGAAATCTTATGAAGACAAAGCAGCATAA
- a CDS encoding DUF3127 domain-containing protein: protein MDLQGRVIAVLPPREGTSDRGPWKSQEYVIETHEQYPKKMVFNVFGADRIEQFAIKLNEEVKVSFDIDAHEYNGRWFNSIRAWGIQHLTSNMPQPQYQQPTQPTYQPPQVEDDTPF, encoded by the coding sequence ATGGATTTACAAGGCAGAGTAATAGCGGTACTTCCACCACGAGAAGGCACTTCTGACCGTGGACCATGGAAGTCACAAGAGTATGTTATTGAAACGCATGAACAATATCCAAAGAAGATGGTTTTCAACGTCTTTGGCGCAGACAGAATAGAACAGTTTGCTATCAAGTTGAATGAGGAAGTTAAGGTTAGTTTTGATATTGACGCTCACGAATACAATGGTCGTTGGTTCAATAGCATTCGTGCATGGGGCATTCAGCATTTGACGTCTAATATGCCACAACCACAATATCAGCAGCCCACGCAACCTACCTATCAACCTCCACAAGTAGAAGATGACACCCCATTCTAA
- a CDS encoding DEAD/DEAH box helicase — protein sequence MMYKLRDYQQKASDTAVAFFNDKKAKYNAIMVLPTGSGKSLVIADIANRLQGHTLVFQPSKEILEQNYKKLCSYGVLDCSVYSASFNSKNISRITFATIGSVIRHTDDFQHFNNVIIDECHFVNAKGGMYEEFIHAMGCKVLGLTATPYRLSSSSFGAMLKFLTRTRPLIFSKVIYQVQISTLLDMGFLSKIDYFQMNPLGWDENNLQANSTGADYTDKSVEAEYNRIDFYGYLVSIVKRLLCPKRGGARKGILVFTRFLKEAERLTQSIDCCEMVSGTTPKSERERILNEFKSGKIKVVVNVGVLTTGFDYPELDTVVMARPTMSLAMYYQIVGREIRPYKDKQAWFVDLCGNINRFGKVEDLKLIDTNGKGKWAVFSNGKQLTNVIFQ from the coding sequence ATGATGTATAAACTTCGTGATTATCAGCAAAAGGCTTCCGATACTGCGGTAGCCTTTTTTAATGATAAGAAAGCAAAGTATAACGCTATCATGGTGCTGCCTACTGGTAGCGGCAAGTCGCTTGTGATAGCTGACATCGCTAACAGACTGCAAGGGCATACGCTTGTCTTTCAGCCGTCAAAAGAGATACTTGAGCAAAACTACAAGAAACTATGTTCCTATGGTGTACTTGATTGCTCTGTTTATTCGGCTTCATTCAATTCGAAGAATATAAGCCGTATAACTTTTGCGACAATAGGGAGTGTAATAAGACACACAGATGACTTTCAGCACTTCAATAACGTAATCATAGATGAGTGTCACTTTGTCAACGCAAAGGGCGGTATGTATGAAGAATTTATCCACGCTATGGGGTGCAAGGTGTTAGGGCTGACTGCCACTCCTTACAGATTAAGTTCGAGTAGCTTTGGCGCAATGCTGAAGTTTCTTACTCGTACTCGTCCATTGATATTCTCAAAGGTTATCTATCAAGTGCAAATATCGACTTTACTCGATATGGGTTTCCTTTCAAAGATTGATTACTTCCAAATGAACCCATTAGGGTGGGATGAGAATAATCTGCAAGCAAACTCAACGGGTGCTGACTATACGGATAAATCAGTAGAAGCGGAATACAATAGAATTGACTTCTACGGCTATTTAGTCAGTATCGTTAAGCGGTTGCTTTGCCCAAAGCGTGGCGGAGCAAGGAAAGGCATATTAGTCTTTACTCGCTTTCTGAAAGAGGCTGAACGGCTGACACAAAGCATTGATTGCTGCGAAATGGTATCGGGAACGACACCAAAATCGGAACGTGAACGCATCTTAAATGAGTTTAAGAGCGGTAAAATAAAGGTTGTTGTGAATGTAGGAGTATTGACAACTGGCTTTGATTATCCAGAGCTTGATACTGTCGTTATGGCACGCCCTACAATGTCGCTTGCTATGTACTATCAGATAGTAGGTAGAGAGATACGACCATACAAAGACAAGCAAGCGTGGTTTGTAGACCTTTGCGGAAATATCAATCGCTTCGGCAAGGTTGAGGACTTGAAACTCATCGACACCAACGGCAAAGGCAAGTGGGCGGTGTTCAGTAATGGTAAACAATTGACAAATGTGATATTTCAATAA
- a CDS encoding NUMOD4 domain-containing protein translates to MEEIWKEIKGYEGLYRVSNLGKITNVKTGKLKSVHLDKHTGYYKVHLCRNGKSKNCFLHRIIAENFIPNAFNKTEVDHINTIRTDNRISNLRWCTRKENRNNPLSLQHLRIAFTGKNSPHYGRKRSLETRQKISNSLRLSQKARGRKGVLSKLSRPVSQFSLSGDFIARYDGQADACRKTGIPQSSISCVINGKMKSTHGFLWKFSD, encoded by the coding sequence ATGGAAGAAATTTGGAAAGAAATAAAAGGTTACGAAGGGTTATATAGGGTCAGTAATCTTGGTAAAATAACTAATGTAAAGACAGGTAAGTTAAAAAGTGTACATTTAGACAAACATACTGGTTATTATAAGGTACATCTTTGTCGAAATGGGAAGAGTAAAAACTGCTTTTTACATAGAATAATTGCAGAAAATTTTATTCCAAACGCATTTAATAAAACAGAAGTAGACCATATTAACACTATACGAACTGATAATAGGATTTCTAACTTACGATGGTGTACAAGAAAAGAAAATAGAAACAATCCTTTGTCATTACAACATTTACGAATTGCATTCACAGGTAAAAATAGCCCGCATTATGGTAGAAAGCGTAGTTTAGAAACAAGGCAGAAAATATCAAACTCATTAAGGTTAAGCCAAAAAGCAAGAGGGAGGAAAGGTGTTTTGTCTAAACTTTCTCGCCCAGTATCACAGTTCAGTTTGTCTGGTGATTTTATTGCAAGATATGATGGTCAGGCTGATGCTTGTAGGAAGACTGGAATACCACAAAGTAGTATAAGTTGTGTTATAAATGGAAAAATGAAATCGACACACGGCTTTTTATGGAAGTTTTCTGATTAA
- a CDS encoding BRO-N domain-containing protein codes for MNELRIFENPQFGKVRTAGTTDNPLFCLADVCNALGLQQGHVRERLDKEVVSTEPLVTAGGVQNANFVNEDGLYDVILDSRKPEAKAFRK; via the coding sequence ATGAATGAATTAAGAATTTTTGAAAACCCACAATTTGGGAAAGTTAGAACGGCAGGAACAACGGACAATCCATTATTTTGCCTTGCCGATGTGTGTAATGCTCTCGGACTGCAACAAGGGCACGTAAGGGAGCGACTTGATAAGGAGGTCGTTTCAACCGAACCCCTTGTAACGGCAGGAGGTGTACAAAATGCGAACTTCGTAAACGAAGACGGCTTGTACGATGTGATACTTGACAGTCGTAAACCCGAAGCGAAAGCCTTTCGTAAATAG
- a CDS encoding phage antirepressor KilAC domain-containing protein: MTDNIIERTLTDPDYLIQLATALKDERQKRIEAEQSVKAAQPAINFTNAVSGSVSSCLIGELAKLINQNGTPMGERRLFQWMRDNGYLGTKGERYNIPNQKYVDMGLFELKKGVRSGSNGVLHTTITTKVTGKGQIYFVNKFNTH, from the coding sequence ATGACTGATAATATCATAGAACGCACATTAACCGACCCTGACTATCTTATCCAACTCGCTACGGCTCTCAAAGATGAAAGACAGAAGCGTATTGAGGCGGAACAATCTGTAAAAGCTGCTCAACCTGCTATTAACTTCACAAATGCCGTCAGCGGTTCTGTATCTTCCTGCTTAATTGGAGAACTCGCAAAGCTAATCAATCAGAACGGCACTCCGATGGGAGAAAGACGACTATTCCAATGGATGCGAGATAACGGCTATCTCGGCACGAAAGGAGAACGATATAATATTCCTAATCAGAAGTACGTTGATATGGGCTTATTTGAACTTAAAAAGGGCGTGCGAAGTGGTAGTAATGGTGTGCTGCACACGACTATCACGACGAAAGTGACGGGCAAAGGGCAAATTTACTTTGTAAATAAGTTCAATACCCATTAG
- the pepT gene encoding peptidase T: MEIVERFINYTKFDTQSAEDSETVPSTPKQLIFAKYLKEELEREGLKDVEMDEMGYIYATLPANTKKKIPTIGFISHYDTALDASGANVNARIVENYDGGDIQLNPNMVSSPRMFPELLEHKGEDLIVTDGTTLLGADDKAGIAEIVQAMCFLRDHDEIEHGDIRIAFNPDEEIGMGAHHFDVEKFGCEWGYTIDGGDLGELEYENFNAAGAKVFIHGVSVHTGYAKGKMVNASRLACEFNNMIPETEIPEETEGYQGFYHLIGIESRCEEAKLSYIIRDHDREHFEDRKRFMENCVKKMNEKYGEGTVELKMNDQYYNMKEKIDPNMHVIELVLQAMQQANVAPKVQPIRGGTDGAQLSFKGLPCPNIFAGGVNFHGPYEFVSVQVMEKAMQVIINICRLTAEFND; encoded by the coding sequence ATGGAAATAGTAGAAAGATTTATCAACTACACCAAGTTTGACACACAGTCGGCTGAAGATTCAGAGACAGTGCCAAGTACACCGAAGCAACTCATCTTTGCGAAATATCTCAAGGAGGAACTTGAGCGTGAAGGATTGAAAGATGTAGAGATGGACGAGATGGGCTATATCTACGCCACTCTCCCAGCCAATACAAAGAAGAAGATTCCAACCATCGGTTTCATTTCTCACTACGACACAGCACTTGATGCCAGTGGCGCTAATGTGAACGCCCGTATCGTAGAGAACTACGATGGCGGTGATATACAACTGAATCCTAATATGGTAAGCTCTCCACGAATGTTCCCAGAGCTTTTAGAACATAAGGGGGAAGATCTCATCGTAACAGACGGTACAACCTTATTGGGTGCCGATGATAAAGCAGGTATCGCAGAGATTGTACAAGCGATGTGCTTCCTCCGCGACCATGATGAGATTGAGCATGGTGACATCCGTATTGCTTTCAACCCAGACGAAGAGATTGGTATGGGTGCACATCACTTTGATGTAGAGAAGTTTGGTTGCGAATGGGGCTATACCATTGATGGTGGCGACCTCGGTGAGCTTGAATATGAGAACTTCAATGCTGCTGGTGCTAAGGTATTTATCCATGGCGTAAGCGTTCATACAGGTTATGCCAAGGGGAAAATGGTAAACGCCAGTCGTTTAGCATGTGAGTTCAATAACATGATTCCAGAGACAGAGATTCCAGAAGAGACTGAAGGTTATCAAGGTTTCTATCACCTCATCGGTATTGAGAGTCGCTGTGAAGAAGCTAAACTCAGCTATATCATCCGTGACCACGACCGTGAGCATTTCGAAGACCGCAAGCGCTTCATGGAGAACTGCGTGAAGAAGATGAATGAGAAGTATGGTGAAGGAACTGTTGAACTGAAGATGAACGACCAATACTATAACATGAAGGAGAAAATTGATCCTAATATGCATGTTATTGAGTTAGTTCTTCAGGCTATGCAGCAGGCAAATGTAGCTCCAAAGGTACAGCCTATCCGTGGCGGTACGGACGGTGCACAGCTTTCATTCAAGGGTCTTCCTTGCCCAAACATCTTTGCAGGTGGCGTAAACTTCCATGGTCCTTACGAATTTGTTTCAGTTCAGGTAATGGAGAAAGCTATGCAGGTTATCATTAACATCTGCCGCCTAACGGCTGAGTTTAATGATTAA
- a CDS encoding HNH endonuclease: MKTKQHKYNIYPSLLDVFQQYVDSDIIWEKYWGFSDNPPHTPEEFHEIQFQAVIDRINRVPYDNEAVAKGTAFNEVVDCMIEHRKSDKVEVEKVYDAEQKVVGLNAKLGERVFYFSISLCKEFADYYQCAVTQKFVEGVLSTCFGDVKLYGFIDELLPLSVHDIKTASQYSVGKYKRNNQHLVYPFCLLQMGNDVRTFEYNVAVIGKYNYETFTESYEFNPDRDIPILQQRCEDFIRFVNENRELITDKKIFNEPL; encoded by the coding sequence ATGAAGACAAAGCAGCATAAATATAATATCTATCCATCGCTGCTCGATGTGTTCCAGCAATACGTGGATAGTGACATTATTTGGGAAAAGTATTGGGGGTTTAGTGATAATCCCCCACATACTCCCGAAGAGTTCCACGAGATACAATTCCAAGCGGTCATTGACCGCATAAATAGAGTGCCTTATGACAATGAAGCAGTTGCTAAGGGTACAGCGTTCAATGAGGTTGTAGATTGCATGATAGAACATCGTAAGTCTGATAAGGTGGAAGTTGAAAAGGTCTATGATGCAGAGCAAAAAGTCGTAGGACTCAATGCAAAGTTAGGCGAACGTGTCTTTTATTTTTCTATCAGCTTGTGTAAAGAATTTGCCGATTATTATCAATGCGCAGTAACACAGAAGTTTGTCGAGGGTGTTCTCTCAACTTGTTTTGGTGATGTGAAACTCTATGGCTTCATTGACGAGTTATTGCCTTTGTCTGTTCACGACATCAAGACGGCAAGCCAATATAGCGTAGGAAAGTACAAGCGCAATAATCAACATTTAGTTTACCCATTCTGTTTGTTGCAGATGGGTAATGATGTGAGGACTTTCGAGTATAATGTAGCTGTGATTGGCAAGTACAATTACGAAACTTTCACGGAAAGCTATGAGTTCAACCCAGATCGAGATATTCCAATACTCCAACAGAGGTGTGAGGACTTTATCCGCTTTGTGAATGAGAATAGAGAATTAATTACGGATAAAAAGATATTTAACGAACCATTATAA
- a CDS encoding S24 family peptidase — protein MENKDIVMRIKLLIEHENVSPSKFAKMINFNQSNLSKVLNGDRNVPTNLIKAICESLQVPYSWLVNGEGSMFLSGDISQSGKANTANNSGTINNDNRRYYQGCNKENSQEISELGDRVSVLENTPTISYSHGKPYYNVDFLGGFDIIINDQTVNPEYLIDFKKYEDADCWCNISGQSMEPLISNGDIIALKQLHDWRDFLLYGEVYGIVTNDMRTVKLVTKSPKGDDYLHLVPVNKSEEYQPQDIPVKLITHVFQVLGCMKKL, from the coding sequence ATGGAGAATAAAGATATTGTAATGAGGATTAAACTGCTCATTGAACACGAAAACGTATCTCCATCTAAGTTCGCAAAGATGATTAATTTCAATCAATCGAACTTATCTAAAGTACTAAATGGAGATAGGAATGTCCCGACAAACCTTATAAAGGCTATATGTGAGAGTCTTCAAGTTCCTTACAGTTGGTTAGTTAATGGTGAAGGCTCTATGTTCCTCAGTGGTGATATAAGCCAATCGGGGAAAGCAAACACTGCCAACAACAGCGGGACGATAAACAACGACAACCGCAGGTACTATCAAGGTTGCAACAAGGAGAACTCGCAGGAAATATCAGAACTCGGGGACAGAGTATCAGTTTTGGAGAATACCCCTACAATCAGCTATTCACATGGCAAGCCATACTATAACGTTGACTTCTTAGGAGGTTTCGACATTATCATCAATGATCAGACGGTTAACCCTGAATATCTCATAGACTTCAAGAAGTATGAAGATGCGGACTGCTGGTGCAATATTTCGGGACAATCTATGGAGCCGTTAATCTCCAATGGTGACATCATAGCCCTTAAGCAGCTTCACGATTGGCGTGATTTCCTACTCTATGGCGAGGTATATGGAATAGTAACAAATGATATGCGTACGGTAAAACTTGTTACCAAGTCGCCAAAGGGTGATGACTACCTCCATCTTGTTCCAGTCAATAAGTCAGAAGAATATCAGCCGCAGGATATTCCTGTAAAGCTGATTACACACGTGTTTCAGGTACTCGGATGTATGAAGAAATTGTAA
- a CDS encoding recombination protein NinG — MYYIKKKKSDKPNKRQASQATLVKKLDKVFSQYIRLRDAFPNGTFRCISCGKIKPFEQADAGHYHSRRHMSTRFDEENVSSECRACNRFSADHLIGYRENLIRKIGMQRYQLLEAKAHQTKKWSCFELEQLIKYYSVLVKKLSDEKGIRI, encoded by the coding sequence ATGTATTACATCAAAAAGAAGAAATCAGACAAACCAAACAAACGGCAAGCAAGCCAAGCTACTTTGGTAAAGAAACTCGATAAGGTGTTCAGTCAGTATATCAGATTGAGGGACGCTTTCCCTAATGGGACGTTCCGATGTATCTCTTGTGGAAAGATAAAGCCATTTGAGCAAGCCGATGCAGGACACTATCACAGCCGCAGGCATATGAGTACACGCTTCGATGAGGAAAATGTTTCAAGCGAATGCAGAGCTTGCAATCGTTTTAGTGCTGACCACCTAATCGGTTATCGTGAAAATCTTATCCGAAAGATAGGAATGCAAAGATACCAACTACTTGAAGCGAAAGCACATCAAACAAAGAAGTGGTCTTGCTTTGAACTTGAACAACTGATTAAGTATTATTCAGTATTAGTAAAGAAATTGAGTGATGAGAAAGGGATAAGGATATGA
- a CDS encoding dicarboxylate/amino acid:cation symporter, whose protein sequence is MQKKIKIGLLPRVIIAILLGLFLGYYLPDPAVRAFLTFNSIFSQFLGFMIPLIIIGLVTPAIAGIGKEAGKLLLATVAIAYVDTIVAGGLSYGTGTWLFPSMIASTGGAMPHIDKATELTPYFTINIPAMVDVMSSLVFSFIAGLGIAYGGLRTMENLFNEFKTIIEKVIEKAIIPLLPLYIFGVFLSMTHNGQARQVLLVFSQIIIVILVLHVLILIYEFCIAGAIIKHNPFRLLWNMLPAYLTALGTSSSAATIPVTLKQTVKNGVSEEVAGFVVPLCATIHLSGSAMKITACALTICMLTDLPHDPGLFIYFILMLAIIMVAAPGVPGGAIMAALAPLSSILGFNEEAQALMIALYIAMDSFGTACNVTGDGAIALAVNKFFGKKKETTVLS, encoded by the coding sequence ATGCAAAAGAAAATCAAAATTGGACTACTACCACGTGTTATCATTGCCATACTACTTGGCCTATTCCTTGGCTATTATCTTCCAGACCCAGCAGTAAGGGCTTTTCTGACATTCAATAGTATCTTCAGTCAGTTCCTTGGCTTTATGATACCACTGATTATCATTGGATTGGTAACGCCTGCTATTGCTGGAATTGGAAAAGAAGCGGGTAAGTTATTGCTTGCTACAGTAGCGATAGCCTATGTAGACACAATCGTTGCAGGAGGCTTGTCCTACGGAACAGGAACATGGTTATTCCCCTCTATGATTGCTTCTACAGGAGGGGCAATGCCACATATCGACAAGGCAACAGAACTTACACCTTACTTTACTATCAATATTCCTGCCATGGTTGATGTGATGAGTAGTTTGGTATTCTCATTCATAGCTGGATTAGGTATTGCATACGGTGGCCTTCGTACTATGGAGAACCTCTTTAATGAGTTTAAGACCATTATTGAGAAAGTAATAGAGAAGGCTATTATCCCTCTCCTACCCCTTTATATCTTTGGAGTCTTCCTCAGCATGACCCATAACGGACAGGCGCGACAGGTACTCTTGGTATTCTCACAAATTATCATTGTTATCCTCGTCCTTCATGTTCTCATCCTTATCTATGAGTTCTGCATTGCAGGTGCTATCATTAAGCATAATCCTTTCAGACTACTGTGGAACATGTTGCCAGCTTACCTGACTGCGTTAGGTACAAGTTCGTCTGCAGCAACAATTCCTGTAACACTGAAGCAAACTGTGAAGAATGGCGTCAGCGAAGAGGTAGCAGGATTTGTCGTACCACTTTGTGCGACAATTCACCTCAGTGGTAGTGCAATGAAGATCACAGCTTGTGCTTTGACAATCTGTATGTTAACAGACCTACCACACGACCCAGGACTATTCATTTACTTTATCCTCATGCTTGCCATTATTATGGTAGCAGCTCCTGGTGTACCTGGTGGAGCAATTATGGCAGCCTTAGCACCTTTATCAAGTATCTTGGGCTTTAACGAAGAGGCACAAGCATTAATGATTGCCTTGTACATAGCTATGGACAGTTTCGGTACAGCTTGCAACGTAACAGGCGATGGAGCTATAGCCCTTGCAGTCAATAAATTCTTTGGAAAGAAAAAAGAAACAACTGTTCTTTCTTAA
- a CDS encoding DNA-methyltransferase, protein MKDIEIYNDSFQNYKGYQIPKAQLILTDVPYNLGNNAYASNPTWYEGGDNKNGESEKAGKKFFSSENEFRPAEFMHFCSKMLIKEPKEAGKAPCMILFCEYEQQFQFIELGKKYGLMHYIPLVFRKNYSPQVLKANMKIVGNCEYGLLLYRDKLPKFNNDGQMIFNCMEYPRDTSTPRVHPTQKSVPLLERLIEIFTDKGDVVIDPCSGSGTTLLAAANLGRKAYGFEVNRQFCKDAETKVLRRIHKKIFI, encoded by the coding sequence ATGAAAGATATAGAGATTTACAATGATAGCTTCCAAAATTACAAAGGCTATCAGATACCAAAGGCGCAGCTAATACTTACAGATGTGCCTTACAATCTTGGCAATAACGCCTATGCGAGTAACCCTACTTGGTACGAAGGAGGGGATAATAAGAATGGAGAAAGTGAAAAAGCTGGCAAGAAATTCTTTTCTTCGGAGAATGAATTTAGACCTGCCGAATTTATGCACTTCTGTTCAAAAATGCTGATAAAAGAGCCAAAAGAAGCAGGGAAAGCACCTTGTATGATATTGTTTTGCGAATATGAACAACAATTCCAATTTATTGAATTAGGCAAGAAATATGGACTTATGCACTATATTCCTTTGGTCTTTCGCAAGAACTATTCACCGCAGGTATTAAAGGCGAATATGAAGATTGTAGGTAATTGCGAATATGGACTACTTCTTTATCGTGATAAGCTCCCGAAATTCAACAATGACGGACAGATGATTTTCAACTGCATGGAATATCCACGAGATACAAGTACGCCAAGAGTACACCCTACACAGAAGAGTGTACCACTACTCGAAAGGTTAATCGAAATATTCACCGATAAAGGAGATGTCGTTATTGACCCTTGTTCTGGTAGTGGAACGACCTTGTTAGCCGCTGCTAATCTCGGAAGAAAGGCATACGGATTTGAAGTGAATAGGCAATTCTGTAAAGATGCGGAAACCAAAGTTTTAAGACGAATACATAAAAAAATATTTATCTAA
- a CDS encoding DUF7666 domain-containing protein, whose protein sequence is MEKKIIAYKGFDKDLKCRGFQYEVGKEYEMSGRIACCERGFHACESPLEVFDHYDMLNSRFAEVEQSGEIDKEENTTKVCSSRIKVKAELKLADIINLGVEWIKDVTSPAKLKRETDLNDNGNNYAQIGSSGDYAQIGSSGDSAQIGSSGDSAQIGSSGDSAQIGSSGDYAKIGSSGDSAQIGSSGDYAKIGSSGNYAQIGSTGDYAKIGSSGDYAKIGSTGNHTVVMAAGNNSIAKAKIGSWITLAEWDCINGVWIPICVKTEQVDGERIKADTFYKLVNGEFKEVEE, encoded by the coding sequence ATGGAAAAGAAAATTATTGCCTATAAAGGCTTTGACAAGGACTTGAAGTGCAGAGGATTTCAGTACGAGGTTGGTAAAGAGTATGAAATGAGCGGAAGAATTGCGTGCTGTGAGAGAGGATTTCACGCTTGCGAATCTCCATTAGAGGTGTTTGATCACTACGATATGCTTAACTCTCGTTTTGCAGAGGTAGAGCAGTCTGGAGAAATAGACAAAGAAGAAAATACAACGAAAGTTTGTTCTTCAAGGATTAAGGTAAAGGCTGAGCTGAAATTAGCAGACATTATTAACCTTGGAGTTGAATGGATAAAAGATGTCACTTCGCCAGCTAAGCTAAAAAGAGAGACGGACTTAAATGATAACGGTAACAACTATGCTCAGATTGGTAGTTCTGGTGACTATGCTCAGATTGGTAGTTCTGGTGATTCTGCTCAGATTGGTAGCTCTGGTGATTCTGCTCAGATTGGTAGTTCTGGTGATTCTGCTCAGATTGGTAGTTCTGGTGACTATGCTAAGATTGGTAGTTCTGGTGATTCTGCTCAGATTGGTAGCTCTGGTGACTATGCTAAGATTGGTAGCTCTGGTAACTATGCTCAGATTGGTAGTACTGGTGACTATGCTAAGATTGGTAGTTCTGGTGACTATGCTAAGATTGGTAGTACAGGTAATCACACTGTTGTTATGGCTGCTGGTAACAATTCTATTGCCAAAGCTAAGATAGGAAGTTGGATAACACTTGCCGAATGGGATTGCATTAATGGGGTCTGGATTCCTATCTGTGTAAAAACAGAGCAAGTAGATGGTGAACGTATCAAGGCTGATACCTTCTATAAACTGGTTAATGGTGAATTTAAGGAAGTTGAGGAATAG